The Vidua chalybeata isolate OUT-0048 chromosome 29, bVidCha1 merged haplotype, whole genome shotgun sequence genome window below encodes:
- the FCGR2A gene encoding low affinity immunoglobulin gamma Fc region receptor II-a has translation MAGDSGMAGKVTLLLWAQTLGLAGAQTPQLLVEPPWRPAVLWDEVTLTCQGSATAGATTWYKDRWHWGPRGHNRVTVTESGTYECGRPGSGHRLPVRVSNEPVPCSGDIPEHPSEGDPRAGTGDPWSAGVTQWGVPVPSGVTGPLCPPDRLVLQVPARALLEGDTVTLRCRGWRDNKVTEVSFYHEGQELGRLPDGTELSLSPLELHHSGRYRCKGRLGWWEWKESAPVTVTVQVPVANATITPAPPAHQVCPGDPVTLRCSVQVGSAPVTFTWLHNGQEVARGPLLELGNVSVAHSGTYQCVATNQLGQDEHRALSPELALTVTPWGHRDAVAAGVGGALLLLVLLVGVIVAWHRWHRVAARKHQERAPPDPPEEGEVLYTQVVSSKQAQLSPRATTPQDPHVTYAELRGPHGRPQEPGDIYGNVL, from the exons atggctggggacagcgggatGGCCGGGAAGGTGACGCTGCTCCTGTGGG cccagaccCTCGGCCTCGCTG gtgcccagaccccccagctCCTCGTGGAACCCCCCTGGAGGCCGGCGGTGCTGTGGGACGAGGTGACACTGACCTGCCAGGGCTCGGCGACCGCCGGTGCCACCACCTGGTACAAGgacaggtggcactgggggccGAGGGGACACAACCGCGTCACTGTCACCGAGAGTGGCACCTACGAGTGTGGCAGACCCGGCAGTGGGCACAGACTGCCCGTGAGAGTCTCAAATG AGCCTGtcccctgctctggggacatcccagagcatcccagtgAAGGGGACCCCCGTGCTGGAACTGGGGACCCCTGGTCCGCTGGTGTGACCCAatggggggtcccggtgccatCGGGTGTGACAGGACCCCTCTGTCCCCCAGACcggctggtgctgcaggtgccagcGCGGGCGCTGCTGGAGGGGGACACGGTGACACTGCGCTGCCGGGGCTGGCGGGACAACAAGGTCACCGAGGTGTCCTTCTACCACGAGGGGCAGGAACTGGGGCGGCTCCCCGATGGGACCGAGCTGTCCCTGTCGCCTCTGGAGCTGCACCACAGCGGCCGCTACCGCTGCAAGGGCCGGCTGGGATGGTGGGAGTGGAAGGAGTCAGCGccggtgacagtgacagtgcaGG TGCCCGTGGCCAATGCCACCATCACCCCCGCTCCCCCGGCAcaccaggtgtgcccaggtgaccccGTGACCCTGCGCTGCTCAGTGCAGGTGGGCTCAGCCCCTGTCACCTTCACCTGGCTGCACAACGGGCAGGAGGTGGCCCGGGGTCCCCTCCTGGAGCTTGGGAACGTCAGTGTGGCACATTCGGGCACCTACCAGTGCGTGGCCACCAACCAGCTGGGACAGGACGAGCACCGGGCActcagcccagagctggcactgaCGGTGACACCGTGGGGCCACAGGGACGCAG TGGCCGCAGGGGTCGGTGGGGCCCTTTTGCTCCTGGTCCTGCTCGTGGGTGTCATTGTGGCCTGGCACCGGTGGCACCGTGTGG CCGCCAGGAAGCACCAGGAAAG GGCCCCCCCGGATCCCCCCGAGGAGGGGGAGGTGCTGTACACCCAGGTCGTGAGCAGCAAACAGGCGCAGT TGTCCCCCCGTGCCACCACACCCCAGGATCCCCACGTCACCTACGCGGAGCTGCGGGGACCCCACGGGCGACCTCAGGAACCCGGTGACATCTACGGGAATGTGCTGTGa